CGAGGAACTCCGCGACAATACGCGCGTTGCGCTCGTGCTCCTTCATGCGCGGCACCAGCGTCTTGATGCCGCGCAGCACCAGCCAGCAATCGAAGGGCTGGGCGCAGGTGCCGAGCGCGTTGACCAGAAACTTGAGCTTCTCGTCGAGATCGGGATGGTTGGAGAGAATCGCGCCGCCTACCACGTCGGAGTGGCCGTTGAGATACTTGGTGGTCGAGTGCACGACGATGTCCGCGCCAAGCTTGAACGGCTGCTGGAGATAGGGCGACAGAAAGGTGTTGTCCACGATCGACAGCAATCCCCGCGCCTTGGCGAACGCCGTCACGGCGGCAATATCGACAAGATTCAGGAGAGGATTGGAGGGCGTTTCGATCCAGATCGCGCGGGTCTTTTCGTTGACATACTCGCTAATACCCTCGATGTTGCGGAGATTGATGAAATGAACGCGGATATTGAAATGCTCGGCAAAAGTACTGAGCAATCTCGCCGTGCCACCGTAGCAGTCATCGGTGCAGATGATCTCACCGCCGCTCTGGAACAGATGCATCACGGTGGCAATCGCCGCCATGCCGGTGGTCACGGCAACCGCGCACGAGCACCCTTCGAGCGCGGCGAGGCTGTCTTCAAGCGCCTTGCGGGTCGGGTTGCCGCTGCGAGTGTAATCGAAGCCGCGAGTCTTGCCGATGTCTTCGAAAACAAAGGTCGAACTCTGGTAGATCGGCGTCATGATCGCGCCGTAAGCCTTGTCCGGAGCCACTCCGGCATGGATGGTGTCGGTCTGAAAACTCATAAAAGGGGATTTTTTTCCTGATGATTATCGATCGCGTCCCGCCGCCGTGCAATTCTGACGACAACGGCGAGCATTTGGAAATCTAATTAACGATTGTTAATTTCAAAACAGAAAATACGGCATTTGACGCTCATCGTTCAGACGCTACTCCATGAACACAAGCTCTTGATACCCATGTCAGCGCATTCGACA
This genomic window from Chlorobaculum limnaeum contains:
- a CDS encoding trans-sulfuration enzyme family protein yields the protein MSFQTDTIHAGVAPDKAYGAIMTPIYQSSTFVFEDIGKTRGFDYTRSGNPTRKALEDSLAALEGCSCAVAVTTGMAAIATVMHLFQSGGEIICTDDCYGGTARLLSTFAEHFNIRVHFINLRNIEGISEYVNEKTRAIWIETPSNPLLNLVDIAAVTAFAKARGLLSIVDNTFLSPYLQQPFKLGADIVVHSTTKYLNGHSDVVGGAILSNHPDLDEKLKFLVNALGTCAQPFDCWLVLRGIKTLVPRMKEHERNARIVAEFLDSHAKVTRVFYPGLESHPQHELARRQQRGFGGMVSFELTGGQAEVERVLRGTRIFALAESLGGVESLIEHPATMSHASMSSEHRLAAGITDSVIRLSVGIEDPDDLVADLRQALA